From one Gadus morhua unplaced genomic scaffold, gadMor3.0, whole genome shotgun sequence genomic stretch:
- the LOC115538696 gene encoding frizzled-5-like, translating into MESIPVSVANARAKPASPRTPSPRTQFPLLPLLPLLLMHLPRLATAAAFKEMTCEPITVPMCRDVGYNLTHMPNQFHHYSQEEVGLEVHQFWPLVRIRCSPDLLFFLCSVYTPICMPDYGRPLPPCRAVCERAKRGCSPLMRQYGFQWPPRMSCERLPRQGDPLQLCMDRNASDERPPAATTAAPPPSKPPPHLLLPAAAPPRRRPAPSAPRGCDPECPCWPPSSSSSSSGSSWRRDTPPAAGCPAPCVRPHLTANQQAFTRLWLGLWAGLCFLSTAATLATFLMDRARFTYPELPVVYLAACSLGVAAGYLLRLAAGHRAVACAAADGGGAGPALARGAAATGSPLCMLVFLLLYFFGMAGAVWWLLLSLTWYLAAGLKWSSEAIAGHAHYYHLAAWLLPGGQTVAVLALGAVDGDAAVGVCYVGGGRGLGLVLAPLLLYLLAGAGFLSAGFVSLFRIRRVIRGGGGAGPGAALKSRKLERLMVRLGLFTVLYMVPAVAVVTCLAYEQHRRREACASCPAPHRRQRGGALAAGEEAWPEHAVLMLKHFMTLVGGVTSGVWVWSGKTLGAWSGFLSRRCCPAAALGAGPGPRPSEGSTCSEASSALTHRTAITPSTLHAKSSAPPSL; encoded by the coding sequence ATGGAATCCATCCCCGTCTCCGTCGCTAATGCGCGCGCAAAGCCGGCGTCGCCGCGCACGCCGTCGCCGCGCACGCAGTTTCCGCTTCTGCCGCTTCTGCCGCTTCTGCTGATGCACCTGCCGCGGCTCGCGACGGCCGCCGCCTTCAAGGAGATGACGTGCGAGCCCATCACGGTGCCCATGTGCCGCGACGTGGGCTACAACCTGACGCACATGCCCAACCAGTTCCACCACTAcagccaggaggaggtggggctggaggtgcaCCAGTTCTGGCCGCTGGTGCGGATCCGCTGCTCGCCGGACCTGCTCTTCTTCCTGTGCAGCGTGTACACGCCCATCTGCATGCCCGACTATGGCCGCCCGCTGCCGCCCTGCCGCGCGGTGTGCGAGCGCGCCAAGCGCGGCTGCTCGCCGCTCATGCGGCAGTACGGCTTCCAGTGGCCGCCGCGCATGAGCTGCGAGCGGCTGCCGCGCCAGGGGGACCCGCTGCAGCTCTGCATGGATCGCAACGCCAGTGACGAGcggccccccgccgccaccaccgccgccccgcccccgtccaaaccccccccccacctcctcctccccgccgccgcccccccgcgccgacgccccgccccctccgcccccagGGGCTGCGACCCCGAGTGTCCCTGctggcccccctcctcctcctcctcttcgtccggGTCGTCGTGGCGACGGGACACGCCCCCGGCGGCGGGATGCCCCGCCCCCTGCGTGCGGCCGCACCTCACGGCCAACCAGCAGGCCTTCACGCGGCTGTGGCTGGGGCTGTGGGCGGGGCTGTGCTTCCTGTCCACGGCCGCCACGCTGGCCACCTTCTTGATGGACCGCGCCCGCTTCACCTACCCCGAGCTGCCCGTCGTCTACCTGGCCGCCTGCTCGCTGGGCGTGGCCGCCGGCTACCTGCTCCGGCTGGCCGCCGGCCACCGCGCCGTGGCGTGCGCGGCGGCCgacggcgggggggcggggcctgcgcTGGCGCGGGGCGCGGCCGCCACCGGCTCGCCGCTGTGCATGCTGGTCTTCCTGCTGCTGTACTTCTTCGGCATGGCGGGCGCCGTGTGGTGGCTGCTGCTGTCGCTCACCTGGTACCTGGCGGCCGGCCTCAAGTGGAGCAGCGAGGCCATCGCGGGCCACGCCCACTACTACCACCTGGCCGCCTGGCTGCTGCCCGGTGGGCAGACGGTGGCCGTGCTGGCGCTGGGCGCCGTGGACGGCGACGCCGCCGTGGGCGTGTGctacgtggggggggggcggggcctggggctGGTGCTGGCGCCGCTGCTCCTCTACCTGCTGGCCGGCGCCGGCTTCCTGTCAGCCGGCTTCGTCTCGCTGTTCCGCATCCGCCGCGTGATCcgcggagggggcggagccgggcCGGGCGCCGCCCTGAAGAGCCGCAAGCTGGAGCGCCTGATGGTGCGCCTGGGGCTGTTCACCGTGCTCTACATGGTGCCCGCCGTCGCCGTGGTGACCTGCCTGGCGTACGAGCAGCACCGGCGGCGGGAGGCGTGCGCGtcctgccccgccccccaccgCCGCCAGAGGGGCGGGGCCCTGGCGGCCGGCGAGGAGGCGTGGCCCGAGCACGCCGTGCTGATGCTGAAGCACTTCATGacgctggtggggggggtgacctcgggggtgtgggtgtggtcggGGAAGACGCTGGGCGCGTGGAGCGGCTTCCTGTCGCGGCGCTGCTgcccggcggcggcgttgggggcggggccagggccgCGGCCGTCCGAGGGCTCCACCTGCAGCGAGGCGAGCTCCGCCCTCACGCACCGCACCGCCATCACGCCGTCCACGCTGCACGCCAAGTCCTCGGCCCCGCCCTCGCTGTGA